From Candidatus Xianfuyuplasma coldseepsis:
TTTTCGCCATTGTCCTAGGGTTGGCTTTTGGGTGTAGCAATGTGAAAGATGAGAATGTTACACCACAACTAGAAAACGGTGAAGACGTATACTTGACCGTTGGCGACATTACCGTTACAAATCAAGATCTTTGGGATTTAATGAAGATTACCGACGGTGTAAACTATTTAGAAAAATACATTCAAGAAAGCTTGTTGGCAGATTATATTGCTGACGTAACCGATGAAGAAATCGAACAAGCTCGTATTGAACAAATCTACAATACCAAAAACGAGGACGTTATTGCCGAATTACAAGCAGATGAAGAAGCTAATACCCAATTGATTTTAGCGTTTGAACAATCAATGATTCTTCAAGGATTGGATCCAACGAGTGATGAAGATTTACGGAACTACTTCCAGTTAACCGTAGCCGTAAAGAATTATACCCGTGATTTCATTGAAGCACGTACCGATGAAAGTTCACTATACATTAGTGATGAAGACGTACAAGACTACTATGAAGACCAAACCAAAGGAACTGTTTGTGCATTGCCCATTCGTTTCAGTAGCTGGAATGAAGCAAACGCTGTCTTTGATCAATTCTTGCTCGTACCGAATTATGAAGACAATGATGTATGGGGAGACTACTTTGGAACCGAAGACATCACGTCATTAGGAACATCCGAATTTGATTCCACCAACACACAAGTCTTAACGGATGAAGAAACATTCGCCAAATTCATTGATTTGTACAACTTCATGAATCCAACCAAAGAACAACTGGATAACACAACGGCAATTGCTGACTTGTGTACAACATACGATGGATTTGAATTTGATTATGCAGAGTTAAACGATGACGTATTTGGTACAAGCGGACAAGCAACCTTAGCCGATACATTATGGAATGACTTAACCGATGGTAGTGATGAAGAAAGTACAAAACCGCGTTATACGGCGGATGTCGAAGTCATCGAAGGATACCAAGTGTTATTGTACAAAGTTTCTGAAGAAGATGTAACTGCATATGCAGACTTGGATCAAGCAACCAAAGATGCGCTGTATGATGAATTATTAGAAGACAGTATTACGTCTGGGAATATCACCACAGCGATTGAAGATAAAAAAGCTGAACAAGAGTTGGAGATTTTTGATCCAATCCTAAAATTACAATATTTCTACACCAACGGTGAAGAATACGATAATAAAGGTAGCGAAACATTAGTCGCTACATACGGGGATATGGATATTACGGCACAAGAATTGTTCGATTACATGGAAGATACACTGGGTGTATACTATTCTATGGAAATGATCAAAGTGGATTCCTTACTCTATAGTGATGTCTACACATCGATTTATGGAGATGACTATGATTTCTTAAACAGTGATAATGAAACCATGGTCGAACACCGCGATCAATTACGTCAAATGAAAGCGGCGTTCAGCGGTGATCAATATGCAACATATGGATTCAGTAGTAGTGATTATACCTGGGAAGAATTCCTTGTTGTTGCCTTTGGGTCAACCACTGAATCCGACGTTCTCTTAAACGTATACGTGATGGCAAACTTACAACCATTCGCCGTGGAAGATATGATTGAGTATGATCGTGCTGTAGCCGTGATTCAATCAAAATTTGACAATTACTTAAATCTTGATGCGACCCATCTCCTTCTATACCTAGACAATGATTGGGACTTCGAGCCGGATAGATTCAACGACTATGTCGATGAATTGGACGCTGCCGATTTAACCGAATACAATGATTTAGTCGTTCAATTTGAGGATTTGGTAAAATCCAAAATCAACAATGATGAGTATAGTTTTGAAGACATCGTTAATGAGTACAAAGATTCGCTAATCGATGATGATGACAACGATTGGAAACCATTCAAAGAATATGGATTCTACATCATGACCGAAGATCTTGGAACCATTGATCAAGATTCCTTACTCAACTACGATTCTGACTTCGCTGCTGGTATCGAACGGATTTACAACAGTTTGAAAAACGATCGTGAAGACGACGACACCATTACGGAATTCATCGATAACCAAGTCATTCCATCGGATTTCGGTATTCACTTCGTTATCGCCGAAGCCAACGATTTCTTTGATCGTCCAAGCGCTGCATTCGATAACACCGATACGGATTACATCGATGCCTTCAACAATGAAAACGATCTACCAACACAAGCACAAGTGGAAAAATTCATTGAGTTGAACTGGGCAAGTACCGTGAATGAAACTGTTGATTTCACCATTCCTACTGCAGTGAATGATGCGATTAAAGAATACTATCAAGAAACATGGGATAGTTACTTCACCAGTACAGCTTACACGATTGCTATTACCGAATACTTATTAGAAAACAACGTGACCTACACAACCGATCAAGCGGATAATATTACATTCTTAAACAACATTATCGAAGTATTGTACGAAGTTAACTTCGTGGATGAATACATTACACCTTTAGAAGACTAAATACAAAACAAAAACCTCACATCTGAGCGATGTGAGGTTTTTTTATTTTAATTTCGATTTGTAATATTTTTCGCGATCTAGTACCGGAATTGGTGACGTGAATTCTCCTTCTTCCGTTTGATCCAGTGTTTCTTGTAAAACGGTCATCTTCGAATCGATGTTATCAATGAAATGAAGAATCAAGGCTTCGGGAATATTGGTTTTTTTCGGGCTTCCGTAATTGCCATAATAATGATGACTGAGAATCATGTGTTGAAGTAACAATAATTCTTCAGTATGTCGTTTACCAAGTTGTTCGGCAATTACTTCGAGTTCTTTCACCGCCATCGTAATATGGCCAATTAACCGTCCTTCTTTGGTGTATTCCGGTCCAGCGTAATTACTCAGTTCTTCCACTTTACAGATATCGTGCAAGAGAATACCACCAATTAAGAGATCTTTGTTTAAGAACGGATAAACGGCTAGGAATCCATCGGTTAATTTCATCATCGTTGCCGTGTGATACGACAATCCGCCGATATAGGCATGATGAAATTTAGTGGCCGCGGGATAGAGATAGAACGACTGCTTGAATTTTTGATACATCGTGTCTACCAATACTTTAATCGTATCGTTTGAAATACTATCAAGGTACTCTTCAATCGTTGTTTTGATGTCTTCGGTATCAACAGGTGCGTATTCATAGAAGGTTTCCATCAGTTCTTGGCGGCGTTTGAAAGGGATGTCCATTTGATCGATATGGGTAAAGTTTTGAACTTCTAGTTGTTCTTTTTCTTTGAATACAACGGGTTCACTCTCAAAAAAGTATATCGCCCCTGCGACAACTTCTTCGTTCTCATGGATCCGCAATGTATACCCTTCTTTGTCTTCAGCGGTTACCCGGATAGTGTTGGTGTCGTATGTTGTTGTATTGATCGTTTCGATTTTTGCATAGAACGTTGTTAGTTCCATTGGTTTCACCTATTTTCGTTTTAAAATATATGTACTAATTTCATCCACATTGATTTTGGTAAGCAAACGACGAGATCGTTTCCGACCGTCAAAAATGAGGGTGTATTTATCGTCTAAGTTAAAGGTTTCTTTTGTCGTGTTGTTTTTGAAGATGACAATCAGTTTGGTTTCTTCATCTTCTAGCTCGTAGCGTATCGTTCCGGATTCATGGGTATGAATTGTGACATAATCACGTATTTTTGATGGTGCGGTTAAGCGGAACAGGTCGTATTTTTTACGGATTCGAAGCAATTCTTTGACAACGTTGATATCGCGCATGTTTTCGTCAATTAAATCCCAGTTGATTTGATTGATGGAATCGGAGGATTTGTAGGAGTTTTCCACGCCTTGTTTACTGCGGTAAAATTCTTGTCCGCTGTGGATAAACGGTACTCCTTGACTTAAGATGACGATACTCGTTGCGAGTCGTTGACGACGTTTGATTTCATCATCTGTGACGTCTTTACCCAAAGCGATAACGGCTTTGTCATAGAAGGTGTTATTGTCATGGCATTCGACGTAGTTGATCGATTGCGTGGGATAGCGGAATAAGAACTTGTTCATGCAGCTACCCATGATAATATTCTTAATATCATCGAGTTTGGCACTGGATCCGAGGGCATAACCACGTTGTTTGATATCGAAGGTGGCTCCTTTGATCAGTTCACGGGTTTTGTCGTTGAAATGACCGATGTTGAACAGTAAGTGCTTGTTGTACATATGTGCGGCAAAATCATCACCGATTACGGTTGGCATCCGCCATCCTTCCCCATAGACGATGATGTCACTGCGGAAGCGATCAAGTTTTTGACGTAAGGTGTTCATTGTCCGAATATCGAGTAAGCCCATTAAGTCAAATCGGAAGGCATCCATTTTGTATTCTTTGGCCCAAAATAAAATACTATCAATGATGAACTTACGAACCATGCGACGTTCACTGGCAACATCGTTGCCACAGCCACTGCTGTCGGTCATCATACCTTGGTTATCAAAGCGATAGCCATATCCAGGGATAATTTTTTCAAAGGCAAACAATTTATGATTATACACGTGATTGTAGACAACGTCCATTGATACGCGTAAGCCAAGTCCGTGAATATCGTCGATGACTTTGCGTAGTTCATTGATTCGTTTATATGGATCATCGGGATCGGAGGAGAAGGAACCTTCAGGAACATTGTACTGTGCGGGATCGTATCCCCAGTTGTAGGTGTTCTCTGGGTTACGTTCATCAGTGCTACCAAAATCATATACTGGCATCAACTGAATATGGGTGATACCGAGGTCTAGGACATGATCAATCCCAGCGGGATATCCTTCTTTGGTTGTGAGACCTTGTTCGGTGAAACTGGCATATTTGCCAGGGTGGGTTGCTTGTAAGGATGGGTGTTTGGTAAAATCACGAATATGAGTTTCGTAAATCACCGCATCGGTTGGAATCCCACTGAACTTGGGTCGTTGTTGACGCATTTTATACAGTTTGGATTCATCGATGACATAGCTCCATTCACCGTTGGCGTTGGATGACTGTCCATAGGGATCGGTTAATGTATGTTCTTTCCCGTTGACATAGCTGATGTAGCGGTATTTATAGGTTTCGTAATCGCCTTTTAAACGGAGATACCAGACGCCTTGATTGTCGTATTCCATCGGAACAATCTCATGGGTGCCATCGGGACTAAGCAATTCGAGCTTCATGTACTTGGCGACCGGTGTCCAAATTTTAAATTTGGTGCGGTCTTTGCGATAACTACTTCCAAGGTCGGACTGTTCATAATAGTAAATGTCGTCGAACAGTTCGGTACGGACAATCTTACCGGTGAAGAGTTCACTGGTGTTGTTTAAATCGTCATAGATGTGATACATTTGATTCAGTAAAATATAGCCGTCAAAACGGGTAATGTACTTGCGTTCATTGCCAATCATTTCCGAGGAAATAATATCGAGTTCAATTTCTTCGTCGTTGCCGATGACGGTAAACGACTTGACAAAATCATGGCGATAGCTTGTTGGTACTAAGATGGTAATTTGACTAAAATCGTCTAAGTAAGAGTAATACGTCTTATTCATGATCTTCTCCCATTTCGGTTTGGAGTTGGTGTACGCGCTGTAAGGCGAACGGTTTCAATGTATCATAGGTATTTGGCATGTTGTTCATGATTACTTCATACAGTAAGTCATCAATCACAAGGCCGATGATGGATCGTTTTTTTAATGTTGTCAGTTCCAATATGTCTTGTCCTTTAAATGCCAAATCACAGACATCCTTAACCGGCATTTCATCCCACATTCTCAGGATGGCTTGTTCTTGATCGGGATACCCGAGTAGGACATTGATTCGATTGGCCAGTAGACAGGGTTCTAGTTTGTTGGAAAATAGGACAAACTTGTTGAAGGCATCATCTTTGGTGACTTCATGAAGATTCATGACTTGATAAATCAAGCGGATGTCGCGATTGGAAAACCGCCAACGATCGTCAATGTCTTCAAAGATAAAGCCAATGATAAAGAGTTCCAACGGATGAATGTTGATGTCATTCTTTGCGAGGAATTCGATTCCCTTAGTTAGTCCTGGTAGATGGTTATGAACACCCGTCTCTACCATATATAAAAAGGCTTGTTGTTGATGTGGTTCCTGACAGGTTTTGTCAAGTTCCACCATGACTCGTTCAATGGCGATTGTCTCAACCAAAGCTGCGTTGTTGGCAATTGCCGTAACGGTGTCTTCTGCAAGGGTAAACCCGAGTTTACTGACAAAGCGAAAGGCCCGAAGGATCCGGAGTGCATCTTCATGGAATCGTTGATTAGCATCACCAATGGTTCGGAGGATGCGTTTGTCCAAATCGGCTTGGCCATCAATTAAATCAATGATGTGGTCGTTATCATCCATGACGAGGGCATTGACAGTAAAATCACGGCGTTTCAAGTCATCTTCTAGATTGGATGAAAAGGAGACCTTGGATGGATGACGATGATTGTGGTATTCGCTTTCCAAACGATAGGTTGTCACTTCATAGGAAAAACCACCCATAAGGATGGTTACACCACCGAATTTTCTTCCGGTGCGTTTGACATCATCAAATAGTGCGATGACCTGATTCGGTGTGGCACTGGTTGTAATGTCGATATCTTCACAGGAGCGCCCTAAGAGCGTATCCCGAACAAATCCACCCACAAAATACGCTTCGAAATTATTCGCATGAAAAGTACGAAGGATTTGTTTGGCGGTTTCTACGTATAATGACATGATAATCACCAACATAAATTATACACCATTTTGTTGGTGAATTCCATTGTTTCAGCGTTTTTTTTACGGTGATATGCTATAATATAAGTGGTGATAATATGAAGAGTATCCTCAATCGCATCTCAAGCGAAATCATTGAGAAAAAGAGTCTGTTTATCAATTATACGATTCCCATTCGTTCATTGGATCATTTTAAGCAGGAATACCAAGCGATTAAGAAAGAACATCCCGATGCGAATCATCATTGTTATGCGTATATTATTGGTTCAAAACAAGAACACCAAAAATATTATGATGATGGGGAACCCTCACGAACCGCTGGCTTTCCCATGTTAGAAGTTCTACTAAAACAGGATTTAACCGATATTTTAACCGTTACGGTGCGCTATTTTGGGGGTACAAAACTAGGAGCAGGTGGATTGGTACGAGCGTATTCCAAAAGTGTCAGCAACACCTTGCAAGAGGCGAAGTTTTCGTTTTTAAAAGTGTACCAGATAGTTGAAGTAACCATTGATTTTGATCACATCGGTAGCATTGAGCACTTCTTACACAATGACTACACATTAATTCATACCTCATATGATGAACAGGTTCATTATCATGTGGAATTGATAGAGAAAGATGTCAAACGATTCTCTTCCTGGGTTCAAGATCAAACAAAGGGGTCCGCTTCTATATCAATCCTACGAACCATCAAACGCTATGAATAAGGCACAGAACGTCGTCTGTGCCTTTTTGTTTAGAATAGTTCGACTGTCATTTCAATGAGGTGCATAAACGCTCTCGTAAGCAGGTATGTGAAAATGAGAACGGTAAAGATATAGGTTAGTTGAATCTCCCGATTATGACCTTTCTTAAAGAGGAGATCAAATCGGATTGATTTGAACAACTGGAGATTAAACATAAACAGAATAAAGAATAATGCAAGTTCAAATAAAATTAATAAATTATCCATACGTCCTCCTATCCAGTGATATCATCGGGTAAGTTCGGGTCTTTTGCTTCAACAACAATAATAATGTTGTTGGGTAAGCATGTCAGTGGTGATAACGGTGAGTTTGTCCATCCCTGTGTTTGACAGATGTGTTTGGGACTTTCCTCGTCGATGACACGAACCCGTTGCTCACTGTATTCAATATAAACCCCATAGGGGTTTGATCCGAGTACATGAAAGATGTCGTTCTCTTCGTCAATGTTGATAACTCGGTCTTCATTAAAAATTTTATAATTACCATCTTCAAGTTCGATCTCGACAATTTTCTCATTATTATAGTAGACTATAGCGACACCGTCCACTAATGCATTGTCATTTGTGACTTGGCGGAAAATGAGGAAGCTTGAGACCGCCACAATGAGGATGACAGCGATTAAAATCCAGTCTGATTTATGCATAATATCACCTAACTACGTTCTTATCTCATTATACCATAAGTGATGTAATTTTGAGATTCTTTTACGTCTCGTTTTCGCTTTTTTTATTAACAATATTTACTTTACTTTGTAAACTGCTTCTAAATTGTAATAGTTTCTAAACAAACTATATTTTATATGCTTTAGTTTGATTACGAACTACCGTTTATTGGCTTAACAAAAGTCTTAAACAGTTCCAAATTTGTTTGACAATTAACTAAATTTTAACTATAATATGTGTGGTAATAAAAAATAATTTAGGAGGACAAAATGAAAAAATTACTATTGGTTTTTGCAGCATTTGCATTAACGTTTGCACTTAGTGCATGTGGGGAAGAAGGACTTCCAGAACTTCCAGATGAAGTAACAATGGATAATATTGATGACTTTTTAGGTCGTCCAGATGTACAATATGTAGACGTACGTGATTTCGACGAAAGAATGTTTTCTGGTTACATCCAAGGTTTCGAAGTTATCCCTTATTTTGATTACTTAAAATATGAAGATATCTTAGTAGACAACGGTGGATGGGTGTACGATGCTGGTGAAGCAAAAAGCGAAACTGCTTTAGAAGCATTATTCGACGACAGCAAAGCTATCTTTATCATGTGTGGTAGTGGAACTCGCGCTGGGTACATTAAAGATGCATTAGAAGCAATCGGATTTGACAATGTATATAACATTGGTGGATACGGAAGCTATGACACAACTAGTGACTTTAACGTAGCTGGCGACAACTCTTATGTCAATGTACCACTTGTTAAAGGTGGATGGGATGAAGGTACCTACTTCGGATTCGATCCAGTTGGATTATACATGGCTACTGTTGTTATCAACAGCCAAGGTGGAATCCAAGCCGTAGCATTTGACGCATTATACGGAGACTCTACCAAACAAATCATAGGTGAAGGTTATGACATGGGTAGATTTAGTGATCCTTATGTAGCAAACTATTGGTTCACACATGCTGACAACTTAGCAGCTGAAGTTGTAGCTAGTCAAGGTTGGTCAAACATTACTTTAGACCAAATGACATTGACTGAAATCGAAGCGGAAGACAGTCTTCCACATCACATCATCGAATTTGATGGTTTAGCAGGTGTTACTGTTGGAGCTGAAGGATTTGTCTATGCATGGAACGATGCCATCTCTCAAGCAAGCGATAGCGATCTTGGTGTTGTAGACACAGAATTAACAAACGAAGAATGGTTATTATTACACGCTGATTGGAAAGCATATGGATGGACATTGAGCCTTGATGGAGATGATCATGTATTTGAATTCTCTGGAACCGATGCAAATCAATTCTGGAACAACAATGCACAATACCCAATCGATCCTGCACTAGATGCAACTGCTACAAGTGTTGATGTAACATTAACAGCACCAGAACAAGGATTCATGTTAAAAATTGAAATTACTGGTGGAGCAAACTTAGAAGTACCATTCACAGGTACTGGTGCAGAACAAGTTGTCAGTATCCCACTTGATGGATTTACTGCAGAACAAATTCCACAATTAAATCTTATCGTATTATTCGCAACTACTGTTGATGGAACTGGAACGATTACTGTTCATAGTGTTGATGTGAACTAATTAATAATTCCAAAAAAGTAAAAAAAAGAGGATCTCATAGAGATTCTCTTTTTTTATGAGCAAAACGCAATACATACATGTATTCTATCATTGAGAGCGTGTGTTGCGACACACATCATGCGGATTATCTCTCCCACTAAAAAAGCACTCCAGCTGGAGTGCTTTTAATATTACATTTTAACTTTAACAAATTCCCCGGATTCATCAGGATGCGTTTCCAAATATTCTTTTATCTCGTCACGCATTGCTTGGTCCCCTGGTTTACATTGTGTAAGTTTCGCATCTTCACGCAAGATGGCATCGGCCATTGCGCGACAACCTGGATTTCCACACAGACCACAGTTTTGATTGGGTAATAGATCTGTGATGTCTTGGAGACGTGGGTCTTCTTCAACGTGGAATAAAACACTTGCGCCCCATAGCAATAATGCAAGAGCAATACTAATGACGGTGGTAAGGATAATGACAGGCATTGCTTCTGAGATAAAGCTTTCAAGCAACATCTTAAATCACCCCACTAAAGCCACTGAAGATCATCGCCATGATGAAGGCCGTGATTAAGGCAATGGGAATCCCTTGCCAGTTCTTCTTGAGCGGATAGGCATCCATTTCTTCGCGGATCGCAGAGAATAAGAAGATGACAACGGCATATCCTAAACTAATACCAAGGGCATAGATGGTTGCTTCTACGAAGCTTGGAATTTGGGTTCCTACCATCAATAATTTTTGCGATCCAGCACCATTAACTGTAACGTCAATCGCAACCCCTAGAACAGCACAGTTGGTTGTGATAAGCGGTAAATATACCCCAAGGGCACTGTAGATGGCGGGACTGAACTTCTTAATCACCATTTCGACCAATTGGACAAAGGATGCGATAACTAAAATGAAGACGATGGTCGAGAGGTACTGAATTTCATATTCCACGAGAACATAGAAGTAAATCGCGTAGGCAATCATCGTGGATAGGGTGATGACGAAGGTAACCGCCATCCCCATCGAAAGGGCACTGCTTTTCTTGGTCGATACACCAAGGAAGGGGCAGAGACCGTAGAATTGATTTAAGACAACATTATTAACAAAGATGGCCGCAAAGGCAAGAGCAAATAGTTCCATTATGCTGCCTCACCTCCTTCAAGGTTGCGGAATTTCAGTTTGTTGACTTGGCTGACGAGAATACCGAAGACCAAGAAGGCTCCAGCTGGTGCAACCAAGATTGGGATTTGGAAATCAACAGGAATTAATTGAATCGCCAAGTCACCCCATATGGTAATACTTCCACTACCGAGTAATTCACGGAAGAACGCAATCAACATGATTCCTCCGGTAAATCCAATGGCCATTCCAAGACCATCTAAGACACTACGCCATGGACCGTTTTTCGAAGCGAATGCTTCGGCACGACCTAAGATCAAACAGTTAACAACGATTAAACTTAAGAAGGTTCCAAGTTGTGCGGCAATGTCTTCCATGTAGGCATACATCACCATCTCTAAGATGGTAACGAGCGAAGCGATAACAACAATATAAATTGGAATCCGAACCTCACGTGGTACGGCTTTACGAATTAAGGAAATGATCAAGTTACTGAAGACGAGAACGAAGATAACCCCAATTCCCATCCCAATCGCTTTTTCGACACTACCGGTTACGGCGAGGGTAGGACACATTCCTAAAAACTGAACAAAGGTTGGATTTTGCTTAAAGAATCCAGTAGTGAATACTTCCATATTACTTTTTTGTCGAGCCATTAGTTTGCACCTCCTACAGATTCGGATGTGTGGTAGTCATAGATGTCGGCGATGGATGCTTTCCAGGCTGTGGTTGTCACGGTTGCGCCGGACAATCCATCAAAGTCGCCATTGGCTGCATCCAAGAATGCCAAATCAATGAACTGCGTCCAGTTGGCAGCATCCGCAATTTGACCACCATAACCAGGTGTATCATTCTGTGAGATGACCATGAACTGAACGATGGTATCGCTAAGATCAACCGATAATAGATAGGTAATGTCGTCGGCAAATCCTTCAAAAGTTGCATAATAGACATAACCAATAATTGCATCACTACCATCTTTGGCAGCATATAAGTTTAGAATATTGCTGTCGTAAGAATAGGTTGTATAGACCGATTCAAAGGTTATGGCATCGGGATAGACCGTTTGCAAATTGGCGATACTAGTGTCTCCCGGTACTTCAAAGAGTGGATATTTATTGATGTGGTAATCGACTAGAATCTCAACCGCATCCCGAACTTGAGCGAAGGTTATGGTTGCGCCACCAACTTCATCCAAATCGAGTTCAGCGGTAATCGCATCCCCGATCATTGAAGTATCGTATGCATCATCATAATATCCTTCGACACGATTTTTGGTATCGGTTGTATCAATGAATTGTAGTCCGGTGAAGTTATCATCGGCATCAATCCCAACCATAAACTCAATGTAGGTAATCTCACTATAGGATGCACCGATGGTAATCATGTGGTATACCGTACCAAGGTAGGTATTGCCATTGTACGCATCATACACACCTTCGATGAGTGGGTTGGTTAGTTTACCACCCGTCACATCGACATACTCTGTCGCCGATGCAAATAGTTCATCAAATGCTTTGTCAACGCGTTCGTTATAGGTAAGTTCTTTTTCACCCTCAAATTCCCAACGGTGGTATAATGCCACGAGTTGGAGACTCGATTCAAAGGCGAGTCCAGTTACACTTGCTCCACCAAAGGTATCGACACTAACACCGGTCATATCGGTACTTAGGTTGCCATCAAATTGGCTCCATAAGGTTTCATCATACATTTTTTCAGCACCGTATTCAGCGGTATCACCACTATATAAGGTGATGTATCCAAGCACTTCATTGGTAGTGGTATCATAGGCAATCGCATATTGATTTTCATCGTCTCCGTTGAATCCAACAAAGGATGCTTCGTAGACAACAACAGCATCACCATCGGTAGTATAAATACTAGTGATTCCATAACTGTCGAATGGATTCGTCGGTGTATATTCTGTGATGGTTCCACCGGCAAGTGCTTCAAGTTTTTTCATTTTTACTTGTTCTGGTGTCAGTGGTGTGAAGCCATAGGTATCGAGATGGTAGTTATAGACACTTTGCATCGAGGTTTTCCAATACCCGGTGGTAAAGGTTGCCCCGGCAACGCCATCAAAGTCACCACTTCCAGCTAATTGTATCGACATTCCAGAGAATTGGGCCCACAGGTCTGGGCTCATAAACTCATCTGCCGTCGATGCACTTTCGGCTTGACTTAACATTTCAAAGCCTCCAATGTTTCCTTCTGCATCGACACTCATCATATATTCCAAGTTACTAGCATAACCGCGGAAGGTGACAAAGTAGACATAGCCAACGGCATTGCCACTACTGTCGGTAATTTCTAAGATGCTGGTAATTCCAGCGGTAGCTGCATCGGAGGTTGGCTCCGCAGTTTCCACTTGGTACGTGGGTTCCATCGCGGGGAAAATATCCGATAAGGAATCAATGATTTCTTTCATTTCTTCGGCTTTACGACGAGCAATTTCCTCACTCGTAAATCCTTCGACAACGAAGACAGCAAGACTGAGTCCAACAACGGTGATAAATAACATAAACACGATTTTTAGAGGTTTCATTTTACAAGACACCT
This genomic window contains:
- a CDS encoding (Fe-S)-binding protein; translation: MLLESFISEAMPVIILTTVISIALALLLWGASVLFHVEEDPRLQDITDLLPNQNCGLCGNPGCRAMADAILREDAKLTQCKPGDQAMRDEIKEYLETHPDESGEFVKVKM
- a CDS encoding rhodanese-like domain-containing protein, with the protein product MKKLLLVFAAFALTFALSACGEEGLPELPDEVTMDNIDDFLGRPDVQYVDVRDFDERMFSGYIQGFEVIPYFDYLKYEDILVDNGGWVYDAGEAKSETALEALFDDSKAIFIMCGSGTRAGYIKDALEAIGFDNVYNIGGYGSYDTTSDFNVAGDNSYVNVPLVKGGWDEGTYFGFDPVGLYMATVVINSQGGIQAVAFDALYGDSTKQIIGEGYDMGRFSDPYVANYWFTHADNLAAEVVASQGWSNITLDQMTLTEIEAEDSLPHHIIEFDGLAGVTVGAEGFVYAWNDAISQASDSDLGVVDTELTNEEWLLLHADWKAYGWTLSLDGDDHVFEFSGTDANQFWNNNAQYPIDPALDATATSVDVTLTAPEQGFMLKIEITGGANLEVPFTGTGAEQVVSIPLDGFTAEQIPQLNLIVLFATTVDGTGTITVHSVDVN
- a CDS encoding CCA tRNA nucleotidyltransferase; this translates as MSLYVETAKQILRTFHANNFEAYFVGGFVRDTLLGRSCEDIDITTSATPNQVIALFDDVKRTGRKFGGVTILMGGFSYEVTTYRLESEYHNHRHPSKVSFSSNLEDDLKRRDFTVNALVMDDNDHIIDLIDGQADLDKRILRTIGDANQRFHEDALRILRAFRFVSKLGFTLAEDTVTAIANNAALVETIAIERVMVELDKTCQEPHQQQAFLYMVETGVHNHLPGLTKGIEFLAKNDINIHPLELFIIGFIFEDIDDRWRFSNRDIRLIYQVMNLHEVTKDDAFNKFVLFSNKLEPCLLANRINVLLGYPDQEQAILRMWDEMPVKDVCDLAFKGQDILELTTLKKRSIIGLVIDDLLYEVIMNNMPNTYDTLKPFALQRVHQLQTEMGEDHE
- a CDS encoding YigZ family protein, whose amino-acid sequence is MKSILNRISSEIIEKKSLFINYTIPIRSLDHFKQEYQAIKKEHPDANHHCYAYIIGSKQEHQKYYDDGEPSRTAGFPMLEVLLKQDLTDILTVTVRYFGGTKLGAGGLVRAYSKSVSNTLQEAKFSFLKVYQIVEVTIDFDHIGSIEHFLHNDYTLIHTSYDEQVHYHVELIEKDVKRFSSWVQDQTKGSASISILRTIKRYE
- a CDS encoding 3'-5' exoribonuclease YhaM family protein, whose translation is MELTTFYAKIETINTTTYDTNTIRVTAEDKEGYTLRIHENEEVVAGAIYFFESEPVVFKEKEQLEVQNFTHIDQMDIPFKRRQELMETFYEYAPVDTEDIKTTIEEYLDSISNDTIKVLVDTMYQKFKQSFYLYPAATKFHHAYIGGLSYHTATMMKLTDGFLAVYPFLNKDLLIGGILLHDICKVEELSNYAGPEYTKEGRLIGHITMAVKELEVIAEQLGKRHTEELLLLQHMILSHHYYGNYGSPKKTNIPEALILHFIDNIDSKMTVLQETLDQTEEGEFTSPIPVLDREKYYKSKLK
- a CDS encoding NusG domain II-containing protein, encoding MHKSDWILIAVILIVAVSSFLIFRQVTNDNALVDGVAIVYYNNEKIVEIELEDGNYKIFNEDRVINIDEENDIFHVLGSNPYGVYIEYSEQRVRVIDEESPKHICQTQGWTNSPLSPLTCLPNNIIIVVEAKDPNLPDDITG
- the pulA gene encoding type I pullulanase, which produces MNKTYYSYLDDFSQITILVPTSYRHDFVKSFTVIGNDEEIELDIISSEMIGNERKYITRFDGYILLNQMYHIYDDLNNTSELFTGKIVRTELFDDIYYYEQSDLGSSYRKDRTKFKIWTPVAKYMKLELLSPDGTHEIVPMEYDNQGVWYLRLKGDYETYKYRYISYVNGKEHTLTDPYGQSSNANGEWSYVIDESKLYKMRQQRPKFSGIPTDAVIYETHIRDFTKHPSLQATHPGKYASFTEQGLTTKEGYPAGIDHVLDLGITHIQLMPVYDFGSTDERNPENTYNWGYDPAQYNVPEGSFSSDPDDPYKRINELRKVIDDIHGLGLRVSMDVVYNHVYNHKLFAFEKIIPGYGYRFDNQGMMTDSSGCGNDVASERRMVRKFIIDSILFWAKEYKMDAFRFDLMGLLDIRTMNTLRQKLDRFRSDIIVYGEGWRMPTVIGDDFAAHMYNKHLLFNIGHFNDKTRELIKGATFDIKQRGYALGSSAKLDDIKNIIMGSCMNKFLFRYPTQSINYVECHDNNTFYDKAVIALGKDVTDDEIKRRQRLATSIVILSQGVPFIHSGQEFYRSKQGVENSYKSSDSINQINWDLIDENMRDINVVKELLRIRKKYDLFRLTAPSKIRDYVTIHTHESGTIRYELEDEETKLIVIFKNNTTKETFNLDDKYTLIFDGRKRSRRLLTKINVDEISTYILKRK